One window of Thermocoleostomius sinensis A174 genomic DNA carries:
- a CDS encoding aromatic ring-hydroxylating dioxygenase subunit alpha codes for MLSTQEPVLRRFWYPVLPIADLSNSPRSFTLLGQPLVLWITDNGAPAALADRCCHRSAKLSLGIVQQNCIRCPYHGWAFDSAGICTDVPQLDPETAIPKTYRVPSYLCEERYGYVWVCLDDDPILPIPEIPEANVSEHRLIPQFYEVWNCSGLRLMENSFDNAHLSFVHAASFGMEDQPKPASSELIPQELGLKVYSTIPVVNPPAQQQNLNIPDSLTVRHIESTWYPPFIRTLKITYPNGLLHLIFTAATPIDDRTSQIVQFCIRNDTEADVSAESIVAFDRQVVEEDKVVLESTDYDTPLDLTVEQHMSSDQPGIVMRRQLAALIKSYGAGQPKGQVLAEI; via the coding sequence ATGTTATCCACTCAAGAGCCTGTCTTGCGCCGTTTCTGGTATCCTGTGCTGCCGATTGCTGATCTTAGCAATTCTCCCCGCTCCTTCACGCTGCTCGGACAACCGTTAGTGCTATGGATCACCGATAATGGAGCGCCTGCCGCTCTCGCCGATCGCTGCTGTCACCGTTCTGCCAAACTCTCATTGGGGATTGTTCAGCAAAACTGCATACGCTGTCCGTATCACGGTTGGGCATTTGACAGTGCAGGAATCTGTACCGATGTGCCTCAACTCGACCCTGAAACAGCAATTCCGAAAACCTATCGTGTGCCTTCCTATTTGTGCGAAGAACGCTATGGCTATGTCTGGGTTTGTCTGGATGATGACCCGATATTGCCCATTCCCGAAATTCCAGAAGCAAACGTATCCGAGCATCGGCTGATTCCTCAGTTCTACGAAGTATGGAACTGTAGTGGACTACGATTGATGGAAAATTCCTTTGACAATGCTCACCTGAGTTTTGTCCACGCTGCCTCATTTGGCATGGAAGATCAGCCTAAGCCCGCTAGCTCTGAACTGATTCCTCAGGAATTGGGGCTTAAAGTCTATTCAACGATTCCCGTTGTGAATCCGCCTGCCCAGCAGCAAAACCTCAACATTCCAGATAGTTTAACGGTGCGCCATATTGAATCAACCTGGTATCCTCCCTTTATTCGCACGCTCAAGATCACTTACCCCAACGGCTTGCTTCACCTGATCTTTACTGCTGCCACGCCGATCGACGATCGCACCTCGCAAATTGTTCAATTCTGCATTCGCAACGATACTGAAGCCGATGTTAGCGCCGAGTCAATCGTAGCCTTCGATCGCCAGGTTGTTGAGGAAGACAAGGTGGTGCTGGAATCCACCGACTACGACACCCCCCTGGATTTGACGGTTGAACAGCATATGTCCTCAGACCAGCCCGGTATCGTCATGCGGCGGCAACTGGCGGCACTGATCAAGTCCTATGGGGCAGGTCAGCCGAAGGGTCAGGTGTTGGCAGAGATATAA
- the murD gene encoding UDP-N-acetylmuramoyl-L-alanine--D-glutamate ligase: protein MPNAYVIGLGKSGIAAARLLKRQGWHVTVSDRGNSATLQQLQQTLAAEGITVQLGHTLQPNPAKMQQIVVSPGVPWDAPPLQQARDLGIETIGETELAWRSLQQIPWIGITGTNGKTTTTALIAAIFQTAGFHAPACGNIGYAVCELALQEATDSQSPPLDWIIAELSSYQIEASPTIAPKIAVWTTFTPDHLSRHYTLENYYRIKAQLLQQAQLLVINGDDPYLRQHAVNQWPRAYWTSTTGKANLPNGQGAFIEEGWVHVGTDRLLPVSALRMVGAHNQQNLLMAVLAARLAGIDQTAIAEAIATFPGVPHRLEHLGTWNGLQFINDSKATNYDAAQVGLSSVEAPAILIAGGDAKAGDDTGWIATIKAKAAAVLLIGSAAPIFAQRLEQMGYTKYEIVETMDRAVVRAAELGQYHQAKVVLLSPACASFDQYSNFEERGDHFRQLCQLLLD from the coding sequence ATGCCAAACGCCTACGTCATCGGTCTTGGAAAATCGGGAATTGCGGCCGCACGCCTCCTGAAGCGTCAAGGTTGGCATGTCACCGTCAGCGATCGAGGGAATTCAGCCACACTTCAGCAGTTGCAGCAAACCCTGGCAGCCGAAGGAATTACCGTTCAATTAGGGCATACATTGCAGCCCAATCCGGCCAAGATGCAGCAAATTGTGGTCAGCCCGGGGGTGCCGTGGGATGCTCCCCCTTTGCAACAAGCTAGAGACCTGGGGATTGAAACCATTGGCGAAACCGAACTAGCGTGGCGATCGTTGCAGCAAATTCCCTGGATTGGCATTACGGGCACAAACGGCAAAACCACCACCACTGCTTTGATCGCTGCCATTTTTCAAACTGCCGGATTCCACGCCCCTGCCTGTGGCAACATTGGCTATGCTGTTTGTGAATTGGCGCTTCAAGAAGCCACAGATTCCCAGTCTCCTCCACTCGATTGGATCATTGCCGAACTCAGCAGTTACCAAATTGAAGCATCGCCTACGATCGCACCCAAAATTGCTGTTTGGACAACCTTCACGCCCGATCACCTCAGCCGTCATTACACCCTAGAGAACTACTACCGCATCAAAGCCCAGTTATTGCAGCAAGCCCAACTGCTAGTCATCAACGGGGACGATCCCTATTTGCGTCAACACGCGGTCAACCAGTGGCCAAGGGCCTATTGGACGAGCACCACCGGAAAAGCCAACTTACCGAATGGGCAGGGTGCTTTCATTGAAGAGGGATGGGTTCACGTTGGAACCGATCGCCTTCTTCCCGTCTCAGCGTTGCGGATGGTAGGCGCACACAACCAGCAAAATCTGTTGATGGCAGTGCTAGCGGCCCGACTCGCTGGAATTGATCAAACCGCCATTGCCGAAGCGATCGCCACCTTTCCAGGAGTACCCCATCGATTAGAGCACCTTGGGACTTGGAACGGACTGCAATTCATCAACGACAGCAAAGCGACAAACTACGACGCCGCACAAGTTGGGTTATCGTCTGTGGAAGCGCCAGCTATTTTGATTGCTGGGGGAGATGCCAAAGCTGGTGATGACACAGGTTGGATTGCCACGATTAAAGCCAAAGCCGCTGCCGTCTTGCTGATTGGCAGTGCTGCCCCAATCTTTGCTCAACGTCTAGAGCAAATGGGCTACACCAAGTATGAAATTGTGGAAACGATGGATCGAGCAGTTGTTCGGGCGGCTGAATTAGGACAATACCATCAAGCCAAAGTGGTGCTTCTATCTCCCGCTTGCGCCAGCTTTGACCAATACTCCAACTTTGAAGAACGGGGGGATCATTTTCGGCAATTGTGCCAGCTATTACTTGATTAG
- a CDS encoding ABC transporter ATP-binding protein, whose amino-acid sequence MESSPMLTLEHVGKTYANGTVALQDFNLVVEPGTITSLVGPSGCGKSTVLRIISGLGDLNTGRMYWGDHRPSHRLAYVFQEAALMPWATVMDNVRLPLKLAGVPKRPSMELVSEAIAQVGLEGFERVYPRELSGGMKMRVSIARALVTRPNILLMDEPFGALDEMTRSKLNQDLLTLQHQRQLTILFVTHSIYEAVYLAHRVVVMAAKPGRVVAEIEIDSPHPRDPDYRTSAQFNRYCRDVSHCLSEAMGESLVPSL is encoded by the coding sequence ATGGAGTCTTCGCCGATGCTGACCTTAGAGCATGTGGGCAAAACTTACGCCAATGGCACTGTGGCGTTGCAAGATTTTAATCTGGTGGTGGAACCCGGAACCATTACCAGTCTGGTAGGGCCATCGGGCTGCGGTAAGAGTACGGTGCTGCGAATTATTTCTGGTTTGGGGGATCTGAATACGGGGCGGATGTACTGGGGAGATCATCGTCCTTCCCATCGGCTGGCCTATGTTTTTCAGGAAGCGGCTTTGATGCCCTGGGCTACGGTGATGGATAATGTGCGATTACCACTGAAACTGGCGGGAGTCCCCAAGCGACCATCGATGGAACTGGTGTCGGAGGCGATCGCCCAGGTGGGGTTAGAAGGGTTTGAGCGGGTGTATCCCAGGGAACTGTCTGGCGGTATGAAGATGCGTGTTTCGATCGCCCGGGCCCTGGTGACTCGTCCCAATATTCTGCTCATGGATGAACCCTTCGGCGCGTTGGATGAGATGACCCGCAGTAAGCTCAACCAGGATTTGCTCACCCTCCAGCATCAGCGACAACTCACGATTTTGTTTGTCACCCACAGTATTTATGAAGCGGTGTATTTAGCGCATCGAGTGGTGGTGATGGCAGCGAAACCGGGACGAGTGGTGGCGGAGATTGAAATTGATAGCCCCCATCCCCGCGATCCAGACTATCGCACCTCTGCTCAATTCAACCGCTACTGTCGGGATGTTTCCCACTGTTTATCTGAAGCGATGGGAGAATCCCTGGTTCCGTCCCTCTAG
- a CDS encoding ABC transporter permease, which produces MLTPALKQPQTLPRWSRSLLSADVLAPVIVGLLILTSWELAVRLTHTPAYLLPGPILILQTLARDWPQLLPSWWVTMKIAFTALVCATVSGLFVSILFSQSKWIERSFFPYAVLLQTTPIVAVAPLIIIWLKNNTFAALVVCAWIVAFFPIVSNTVLGLNSTDPSLVNLFKLNRANRWQTLRYLRLPAGLPYFLAGLRISGGLALIGAVVAEFVAGTGGTQSGLAYQILMAGYNLQIPRMFAALVLITISGIGIFVALSALSHALLKDWHASAVRHEN; this is translated from the coding sequence ATGCTGACTCCTGCCCTTAAACAACCCCAAACTTTGCCCCGCTGGTCGCGATCGCTCCTTTCAGCCGATGTGTTGGCTCCTGTGATTGTAGGACTGCTGATACTGACAAGCTGGGAACTGGCGGTGCGCTTGACCCATACCCCTGCTTACCTCCTGCCTGGCCCCATTCTGATTCTGCAAACCCTGGCGAGGGACTGGCCGCAGCTTTTGCCGTCCTGGTGGGTCACGATGAAAATTGCCTTCACGGCTCTGGTGTGTGCCACTGTATCTGGACTGTTCGTGTCCATCCTGTTTTCCCAAAGCAAGTGGATTGAACGCAGCTTCTTTCCCTATGCCGTCCTGCTGCAAACCACGCCGATCGTTGCAGTGGCTCCCCTGATTATCATCTGGCTTAAGAACAACACCTTTGCTGCGCTGGTGGTCTGCGCTTGGATTGTCGCCTTCTTTCCGATCGTCTCGAATACCGTACTGGGACTGAACAGCACCGATCCGTCGCTGGTGAATCTGTTCAAACTGAACCGAGCCAATCGCTGGCAAACCTTAAGATACCTGCGTCTACCGGCTGGATTGCCCTACTTTTTGGCAGGACTGCGAATTAGTGGCGGTCTAGCATTAATTGGAGCCGTTGTAGCGGAGTTTGTCGCGGGTACAGGTGGAACCCAATCGGGATTGGCTTATCAAATTCTCATGGCAGGATATAACCTGCAAATTCCCCGGATGTTCGCCGCCCTGGTACTGATCACCATTTCTGGCATCGGCATTTTTGTTGCCCTCTCCGCCCTCTCCCACGCCCTCCTCAAGGATTGGCACGCCAGCGCAGTCCGTCATGAAAACTAG
- a CDS encoding ABC transporter substrate-binding protein, with protein MMFSRNSAPFQLNRRRFLRYGSLAVGTTVLAACTNAPRNATTSNSGATTTAGSLDRITFGTSWFAQAEHGGFYQAVATGIYEEHGLDVTIRMGGPQVNGNQLLMAGTTDFKMGYAIDAINAIQEGLPKVTVAAIFQKDPQGLLAHPNVGINSFEDLRGKTILLSTSAHTTFWPFLKAKYNLSDDQMGVYTFNVGPFVADKNLVQQGFITSEPHAIQTEGGFEPVILLMADHGYPNYSCTIETRREIVDNNPDLVQRFVDASIKGWYSYLENPAPGNELIKQDNPEMSDEQLAFSLAKLKEYGIITSGDAETLGIGAMTDDRWREIFTTMSELGVFSNSVNYEAAYTLEFTNQGKQA; from the coding sequence ATGATGTTTTCTCGCAATTCCGCACCTTTCCAACTGAATCGGCGACGTTTTTTGCGCTATGGTTCCCTGGCAGTGGGAACAACGGTGCTGGCAGCCTGTACGAATGCTCCGCGCAATGCAACGACCTCCAATTCGGGTGCAACGACTACTGCTGGCAGCCTGGATCGGATCACCTTTGGCACAAGCTGGTTTGCCCAGGCCGAACATGGTGGGTTCTATCAAGCGGTCGCCACCGGAATTTATGAAGAACATGGACTGGATGTCACCATTCGCATGGGAGGGCCCCAGGTCAACGGCAACCAGTTACTCATGGCTGGAACGACGGATTTTAAGATGGGCTACGCCATTGATGCAATTAATGCGATTCAGGAAGGCTTGCCCAAGGTGACGGTGGCGGCCATCTTCCAGAAAGATCCTCAAGGTTTATTAGCCCATCCCAATGTTGGCATTAACTCCTTTGAAGACCTTCGGGGGAAAACGATTCTGCTCTCCACCAGTGCCCACACAACCTTCTGGCCGTTCCTGAAGGCGAAGTACAACCTGAGCGATGACCAGATGGGGGTTTACACCTTCAATGTGGGGCCCTTCGTGGCAGATAAAAATCTGGTACAGCAAGGGTTTATCACCTCTGAACCCCATGCCATTCAAACGGAAGGCGGATTTGAGCCAGTGATTCTGTTAATGGCGGATCATGGCTATCCCAACTATTCCTGCACGATCGAAACCCGACGGGAAATAGTAGACAACAATCCTGATCTAGTGCAGCGATTTGTTGATGCATCGATCAAGGGTTGGTACAGCTATCTGGAGAATCCGGCTCCTGGAAATGAATTGATTAAACAAGACAATCCGGAAATGAGCGATGAGCAACTCGCCTTTAGTCTAGCCAAGCTGAAGGAATATGGCATTATCACCAGTGGCGATGCCGAAACCCTGGGAATTGGAGCCATGACGGACGATCGCTGGCGGGAGATTTTCACCACAATGTCTGAACTGGGTGTGTTTTCCAATTCAGTGAACTATGAAGCGGCTTACACTCTAGAGTTCACAAATCAGGGAAAACAGGCTTAA
- a CDS encoding aromatic ring-hydroxylating dioxygenase subunit alpha, producing the protein MLTTQQPVLRRFWYPVIPLENLLNGPQSFTLLEQPLVLWLDQNGKPAALADRCCHRSAQLSKGTIKNGCVRCPYHGWEFDGNGSCTTVPQLDPNTAIPKTYRVTAFQCVERYGYVWVCLDDHPLQPIPDIPQFADPNFRFIHEFYEPWKVGGLRAIENSFDSAHGHFVHASSWGDQSNPQPPPIDEVTETDFGFVMQHWLEVLNPDLQKKNLGIAAEKTIRTNERTWYMPFARTLRIQYPNGLEHLIFTAYTPIDDQHSQVIQFCLRNDTEAEAKAADIIAFDRQVTLEDRVILEGTDYDAPLSLSEEQHMASDRPGILMRRRLAKLLRDHGEVEQRRSDLSQKRLVAPIEKPVRNLEQTAFS; encoded by the coding sequence ATGCTGACTACTCAACAACCCGTCCTGCGTCGATTCTGGTATCCCGTTATCCCCTTAGAGAACCTGCTAAATGGCCCGCAATCCTTCACGCTATTAGAACAACCCCTCGTACTGTGGCTGGATCAAAACGGGAAGCCGGCTGCCTTAGCCGATCGCTGTTGTCATCGGTCTGCCCAACTGTCGAAGGGAACCATTAAGAACGGTTGTGTTCGCTGTCCTTACCACGGTTGGGAATTTGACGGGAATGGCTCTTGCACGACAGTCCCTCAGCTTGATCCCAATACTGCGATTCCCAAAACCTATCGGGTGACTGCCTTTCAATGTGTTGAGCGGTATGGCTACGTTTGGGTTTGCTTAGATGACCATCCCCTCCAACCGATTCCCGACATCCCCCAATTTGCCGATCCCAATTTTCGGTTTATCCACGAATTCTATGAACCTTGGAAGGTGGGCGGATTACGGGCGATCGAAAATTCGTTTGACAGTGCCCACGGTCACTTTGTCCATGCCAGTTCCTGGGGCGATCAGTCCAATCCCCAACCCCCGCCGATCGATGAGGTGACAGAAACCGACTTTGGCTTCGTCATGCAGCACTGGTTAGAAGTCCTCAACCCTGATCTGCAAAAGAAAAACCTGGGTATCGCCGCCGAGAAAACCATCCGCACCAACGAGCGCACCTGGTATATGCCCTTTGCCCGCACCCTGAGAATTCAATATCCCAATGGACTGGAGCATTTGATCTTTACTGCCTACACTCCCATTGATGACCAGCATTCCCAGGTAATCCAGTTTTGCCTGCGAAACGACACCGAAGCGGAAGCCAAAGCCGCTGACATTATCGCCTTCGATCGCCAGGTGACGTTAGAAGATCGGGTGATTTTAGAAGGAACAGACTATGATGCACCGCTCAGCTTGTCTGAAGAACAGCACATGGCCAGCGATCGTCCTGGTATCCTCATGCGCCGACGATTGGCAAAACTCCTCCGCGATCATGGTGAAGTGGAACAGCGACGATCGGATCTTTCTCAAAAGCGGTTGGTTGCCCCTATAGAAAAGCCAGTTCGCAATCTGGAGCAGACCGCTTTCTCCTGA
- a CDS encoding carotenoid oxygenase family protein, giving the protein MTALSTSLDRRAWAKAFAKPAKEFAKTPLTVLSGTIPDRLRGTLYRNGPGRLERGGQPVGHWFDGDGAVLAVHLTEAGATGLYRYVNTAGYLAESEVGEFLYSNYGMKPPGPLWNYWFSLMTNANTLKNTANTSVFALPDRLLTLWEAGKPHALDLETLQTQGLDDLNGGLAANQPYSAHPRQDPQTGEIFNIGVDTQSQLHLYRSDRRGIIQNKATIKLKEAPFLHSFALAGRYLIFFVPPLKLNVLPILLGTSSYSECLEWQPQQPTQILVVDRETLAVVSRGEANPWFQWHFGNGAVDPDGMIVLDFVRFDSFTETNEFLREVPTGQPQTHSQGQLYRVRLNPQTGKILDLQPVVDRSCEFPVIPPHQVGQAWRHTYLNVHRAGVDPTQELFGCIARVDYATNTLTEADFGTGRYPSEPIYAPDPENPDRGWILTVVYDGNLNCSELWILDSDRLTDEPVCRLGLPQVIPFSFHGIWRSV; this is encoded by the coding sequence ATGACAGCACTCTCTACTTCCCTCGATCGCCGTGCGTGGGCTAAGGCTTTTGCCAAACCTGCTAAAGAATTCGCTAAGACGCCGTTGACAGTGTTGTCGGGAACAATTCCCGATCGGTTGCGGGGTACGCTGTATCGTAATGGCCCAGGGCGGCTGGAACGGGGCGGGCAACCAGTCGGCCATTGGTTTGATGGCGATGGTGCCGTTTTGGCGGTGCACCTAACCGAAGCTGGCGCTACTGGATTGTATCGCTATGTCAATACGGCGGGCTATTTGGCTGAGTCTGAAGTGGGTGAGTTTTTGTACAGCAATTATGGAATGAAGCCGCCGGGGCCGTTGTGGAATTATTGGTTCAGTCTAATGACCAATGCCAATACGCTGAAAAATACGGCGAATACGTCTGTGTTTGCGCTTCCCGATCGCCTGTTGACTTTGTGGGAAGCAGGAAAACCCCATGCGCTAGACTTGGAAACGTTACAAACACAGGGGCTAGATGATTTGAATGGCGGGCTAGCCGCGAATCAACCTTACTCGGCTCATCCTCGTCAAGATCCACAGACAGGAGAAATTTTCAATATTGGAGTGGATACGCAATCTCAATTGCACCTCTATCGCAGCGATCGACGCGGCATCATTCAGAATAAAGCGACCATTAAGCTAAAAGAGGCTCCATTTTTACACAGTTTCGCTTTGGCAGGTCGATACTTAATTTTCTTTGTGCCGCCGCTGAAGTTAAATGTGTTGCCCATATTGTTAGGAACAAGCAGCTACAGCGAGTGTTTGGAGTGGCAACCGCAGCAACCCACGCAAATCTTAGTGGTCGATCGCGAAACGCTGGCAGTGGTCAGTCGTGGCGAAGCCAACCCATGGTTTCAGTGGCATTTTGGCAACGGCGCGGTTGATCCGGATGGCATGATAGTGCTGGATTTTGTTCGCTTCGATAGTTTCACCGAAACCAATGAATTTCTGCGGGAAGTTCCTACGGGGCAACCCCAGACCCACAGTCAAGGACAATTGTATCGCGTGCGGCTAAATCCACAAACGGGAAAGATTCTTGATCTGCAACCTGTTGTCGATCGCTCTTGCGAATTTCCGGTGATTCCTCCTCATCAGGTTGGGCAAGCGTGGCGACACACGTACCTCAACGTGCATCGGGCTGGCGTTGATCCAACCCAAGAGCTATTTGGCTGCATTGCTCGCGTGGATTACGCCACAAATACTCTTACCGAAGCGGACTTTGGTACGGGTCGCTACCCTTCAGAACCGATCTATGCACCTGATCCTGAAAATCCCGATCGCGGCTGGATTTTAACGGTGGTATACGACGGCAATCTTAATTGCAGCGAACTGTGGATCTTAGATAGTGATCGGTTAACCGACGAACCCGTTTGCCGGTTGGGGTTGCCGCAGGTGATTCCGTTTAGTTTTCACGGCATTTGGCGATCGGTTTAA
- a CDS encoding GntR family transcriptional regulator, producing MAKVRSQSPKTSQKKSGSSVDRIYEQLKQMAMNYQFRPGEPLNEVELAASFEVSRTPLREVLNRLVAEGLLDFVPRKGFSCKPLDTKRVFDLYEVRCGLEMMSARLATERATDEEIEDLLHVWKQAAESFCTLTPVECARCDERFHEQLAQLSRNSELLHTLQNINARAHYLRLISMEQDHYRRTTCAEHHLILQAICDRNSEAAVNCMSAHVTLRQEQLVEVIKEGVARLYMT from the coding sequence GTGGCTAAAGTCAGATCCCAGTCCCCTAAGACGAGTCAAAAAAAATCCGGCAGTAGCGTCGATCGCATCTATGAGCAATTGAAGCAGATGGCGATGAACTATCAGTTTCGTCCCGGTGAGCCGCTGAATGAGGTGGAATTGGCAGCATCCTTTGAGGTGAGCCGAACCCCCCTGCGAGAGGTGCTGAATCGGCTGGTGGCAGAAGGACTGCTGGATTTTGTCCCCCGCAAGGGCTTTTCCTGTAAACCCCTGGACACGAAGCGCGTATTCGATCTCTACGAAGTCCGGTGCGGATTAGAGATGATGAGTGCCCGACTGGCGACGGAACGAGCTACCGATGAAGAGATTGAGGATTTGCTGCACGTTTGGAAACAGGCGGCGGAGTCGTTTTGCACCCTCACCCCGGTGGAGTGTGCCCGGTGTGATGAGCGGTTCCATGAGCAACTCGCCCAACTCTCCCGCAATAGCGAACTCCTGCATACGCTACAAAATATCAACGCCCGCGCCCATTATTTACGTTTAATCTCGATGGAGCAGGATCATTACCGTCGCACTACCTGCGCTGAACATCACCTGATCTTGCAGGCAATTTGCGATCGCAATTCTGAAGCGGCGGTGAATTGTATGTCGGCCCATGTGACATTGCGGCAGGAACAGTTGGTGGAGGTGATTAAAGAGGGAGTAGCACGGTTGTACATGACTTGA
- a CDS encoding nucleotidyltransferase family protein, producing MSTGVDQNEVVNRIRAHRMTLEAMGVKSLGVFGSVARNEANADSDVDILVEFSKPVGFFQVFDIQYFLEDVLQRSIDLGTVDALKEHLRTPVLEDMIRVI from the coding sequence ATGTCTACAGGCGTTGATCAAAATGAGGTTGTTAACCGGATCAGGGCGCATCGGATGACCCTGGAAGCGATGGGGGTGAAGTCGCTTGGGGTATTTGGTTCTGTTGCCCGGAATGAGGCGAATGCTGACAGTGATGTAGATATTTTGGTGGAATTCTCTAAACCAGTGGGTTTTTTCCAGGTCTTTGATATCCAATATTTCTTGGAAGATGTGCTTCAGCGCTCCATCGATTTGGGTACGGTGGACGCGCTGAAAGAACACCTGCGAACCCCTGTTTTAGAGGATATGATTCGTGTGATCTGA
- a CDS encoding glutathione peroxidase, which yields MLSNREGQRVPDVTFRVRKDSNWLSVTTDELFTGKTVIVFSLPGAFTPTCSSTHVPGYNDLAPVFKENGVDDIVCISVNDAFVMNEWAKDQKADEITFIPDGNGEFTDGMGMLVDKTDLGFGKRSWRYSMLVKDGVIEKMFIEPDEPGDPFKVSDAETMLRYINPDAQKPMCVTLFTKVGCPFCARAKSMLQERGLVYDEIVLGRDATMRSLRAATGASTVPQVFIDGRLIGGSEALEKHLSA from the coding sequence ATGCTATCCAATCGAGAAGGGCAGAGAGTGCCAGACGTTACATTTCGCGTCCGCAAAGATAGTAATTGGCTGAGTGTCACCACCGATGAACTGTTTACCGGAAAAACCGTGATTGTGTTTTCTTTGCCCGGTGCTTTTACCCCTACCTGTTCCTCGACCCATGTGCCCGGCTACAACGATCTGGCCCCGGTGTTTAAGGAAAATGGCGTAGATGATATCGTCTGCATTTCAGTTAACGATGCATTTGTCATGAACGAGTGGGCAAAGGATCAAAAGGCTGATGAAATTACGTTTATTCCCGACGGTAACGGCGAGTTCACCGATGGTATGGGCATGTTGGTTGATAAGACCGATCTAGGCTTTGGTAAACGATCGTGGCGCTACTCGATGTTGGTAAAGGATGGCGTCATTGAAAAAATGTTCATTGAACCCGACGAACCGGGCGATCCCTTCAAAGTATCCGACGCAGAGACGATGCTGCGCTATATTAACCCTGATGCGCAGAAGCCGATGTGCGTCACACTATTTACGAAAGTAGGATGTCCCTTCTGTGCACGGGCAAAGTCCATGCTGCAAGAGCGAGGTTTGGTTTACGACGAAATCGTTTTAGGGCGCGATGCGACGATGCGATCGCTGCGGGCTGCTACTGGAGCTAGTACGGTTCCCCAAGTTTTTATTGATGGTCGGTTAATTGGCGGATCGGAAGCCTTGGAAAAACATTTAAGTGCCTAG